From a region of the Salvelinus fontinalis isolate EN_2023a chromosome 13, ASM2944872v1, whole genome shotgun sequence genome:
- the LOC129868916 gene encoding protein cornichon homolog 2 — translation MLTLVLCAALIFFVIWQVIAFDELRTDFKNPIDQSNPTRARERILNIERICNLLRKLVVPEYSIHGLFCLMFMCAGEWVTLGLNIPLLFYHLWRFFHRPADGSEVMYDPVSVMNADILNYCQKESWCKLGFYLLSFFYYLYSMVYALVSF, via the exons ATGCTCACCTTAGTGCTGTGTGCTGCACTCATCTTCTTCGTCATCTGGCAG GTTATTGCGTTTGACGAGCTGCGCACAGACTTCAAGAACCCAATCGATCAGAGCAACCCTACCAGAGCG AGGGAAAGAATTCTGAATATTGAAAGAATCTGCAACTTGCTGCGGAAG CTGGTGGTGCCAGAATACTCCATCCATGGGCTGTTCTGCCTGATGTTCATGTGTGCTGGAGAGTGGGTCACCCTGGGCCTAAACATCCCCCTGCTCTTCTACCATCTTTGGAG GTTTTTCCATCGGCCAGCAGATGGGTCAGAGGTCATGTATGATCCTGTCAGTGTGATGAATGCTGACATCCTGAACTACTGTCAGAAGGAGTCTTGGTGTAAGCTGGGCTTCTACCTGCTCTCCTTCTTCTACTACCTGTACAG TATGGTCTATGCCTTGGTGAGTTTCTAA